The Trichoderma atroviride chromosome 5, complete sequence genome contains a region encoding:
- a CDS encoding uncharacterized protein (EggNog:ENOG41), protein MSNLDVDIFSSNDEEKIPIEMYETGGEEGSGFHIFNVAEDQYHRAEVLQRTGAIDITCSLEKVVYGAISADSNDYASLIVMQWFFQPKGSRRISEPTIELLFESDTADDDVAVEKISFLGTHYLMPTKQDESFTRGINPTIGIQQFANLGLGGKWEKTTTKTVSDAIRLSGGMLAPNNRLPNRIATWTISENRTQPTGIPCSLKVAILVSSKERKIFRCRLAFTCQTDCKTAAQSFFKKIPKDDPVLFQPDSRDKGTRPNRNVAYSNDELGSINLDELGGVTLKPIVP, encoded by the coding sequence ATGTCCAACCTTGACGTCGATATCTTTTCTAGCaacgatgaagaaaagatacCCATTGAAATGTACGAGActgggggagaagaaggcagcggCTTTCATATCTTTAATGTTGCGGAGGACCAATACCATCGAGCGGAAGTTCTTCAAAGAACCGGGGCCATTGACATTACTTGCAGCCTGGAGAAAGTTGTGTATGGAGCTATTTCCGCCGACAGCAACGACTATGCGAGTTTGATAGTTATGCAATGGTTCTTCCAGCCCAAGGGCTCGCGTCGAATCTCCGAGCCTACCATAGAGCTCTTGTTTGAGTCTGATACggctgatgacgatgtcgCTGTTGAAAAGATTTCGTTCCTTGGCACGCACTATTTGATGCCAACCAAACAAGACGAATCATTCACAAGAGGAATCAATCCTACCATCGGTATCCAACAGTTTGCAAATCTCGGCTTAGGTGGCAAATGGGAGAAAACTACAACGAAGACTGTTTCGGATGCGATTAGGCTGTCCGGCGGAATGCTGGCCCCTAACAACAGACTTCCAAACCGGATTGCAACATGGACTATCTCTGAGAACCGCACACAACCCACGGGGATTCCCTGCTCGCTAAAGGTCGCCATACTCGTATCTAGCAAAGAGCGGAAGATATTCCGCTGTAGGCTCGCCTTTACCTGTCAGACAGATTGCAAGACGGCCGCTCAAAGCTTTTTCAAGAAGATCCCTAAAGACGACCCCGTCTTATTCCAGCCAGACTCTCGCGACAAAGGGACCCGTCCAAACAGGAATGTGGCATACAGCAATGACGAGTTGGGCAGCATCAATCTTGATGAACTTGGAGGGGTCACGTTAAAGCCAATTGTTCCCTAG
- a CDS encoding uncharacterized protein (EggNog:ENOG41): protein MAGYAVRFWPCHYEASGPYKPKQLVFQLFANKKARGCWETLLWLLSNPFTRPKRGYISTLPMFAGFGLEDLIDDTIKSETGQSPFNKNCWFAITEAARMGRSDTVRKLLQHVLVDEEELQRALLASAGNGNEDTLNALVEKIPRLEGFQWPKHLFHRASAIGLESVLTLMLQSGYDINEIGDFNQSPPTMTAIWRNCVSSLEVLLDSKHKADLSFKDRDGDTPFTLAVYKGDPRVVEMVLKAGGNLADTDGPNGSGQMLTQIAVYNHRHKAADILIRAGADFNSGEKDDIDKTSLQPPLIIAAKFGALECARVLLTHGADPLVSCAAGTALYEAVANNNIEIARLLLEQEKKPDLDAHPPEEEKLLLRAINTGNADLVSMLVEHGVEFEFADPNGGVFSTPLSRACGNGDLDIVKFLLDKNADINYTGGMSESPLFAAILHSNDDLATYLLQDESIDVHWARHDGVNALIAAYMNPKIVRQLLKRGVSIEHYSSWGTILHMAASRWPKTIKALLEHDPKPNLERVCGDDMEVESDVGCTPLQIACQYQSPDCIEILLKAGANAKFRNKNGMDAVDILLQADHFSKDIVQCLELILFESDYIDGAYVNTKGQTRLHLINNKTPVDVVQLFAKGRALLDRPDNDGFTSLAISIREGNLSVAKYLINQGASVNVFSPSFGSIIHLAVTKGAVDLVKLLIDSGADCEAVDPKYGASLLYTALGIKGNSELQKMVKYLVDEAKVPIDKLGGEFGYPIIKAADMTRTDYTTGIKMLKFLIRRKAQLNVTDSQRRRAVHLACTSQHASGIKLLVEAGAEVDVKDSFGRMPIHFAASSPSNSCVEYLLETQKHMDINAADHDGWTPLLWAARSGHASTITRLIAEKADVWARGCVFDVKDEWSALKLMNFSDRNTTLREQLKPKKRTRTNEEGEEEEWNDDLHDVKAGDKKNVTCKSCLVDIIGTASKCMECPDNFSLCFKCSNYRLLIHDGEHTFRAIEPLYDQKPKDAVDLDENSDPEGTESDDTDVEGYNNYM from the exons ATGGCAGGATACGCAGTTCGATTTTGGCCGTGCCACTATGAAGCAAGTGGGCCCTATAAGCCCAAACAGCTTGTATTTCAACTATTTGCCAACAAGAAGGCTCGTGGCTGCTGGGAAACGCTCTTGTGGCTTCTTTCCAACCCGTTCACTCGGCCCAAACGAGGCTATATCTCAACGCTGCCAATGTTTGCTGGGTTTGGTTTGGAGGATCTTATTGATGATACTATCAAATCTGAAACTGGCCAGTCTCCCTTTAACAAGAACTGTTGGTTCGCTATCACGGAAGCTGCCCGAATGGGTCGGAGTGATACCGTTCGTAAGCTTCTACAACATGTCTtagtggatgaagaagagcttcaaaGAGCACTACTTGCAAGCGCCGGAAATGGCAATGAGGATACTTTGAATGCTCTTGTCGAGAAGATACCGAGATTAGAAGGATTTCAATGGCCCAAGCATCTATTTCATCGAGCTAGTGCTATTGGACTTGAGAGTGTCCTTACATTAATGCTACAATCTGGCTATGACATCAATGAAATCGGCGACTTTAATCAATCCCCACCAACAATGACTGCGATATGGCGGAACTGCGTTTCTTCATTGGAAGTTCTGTTGGACTCAAAACACAAGGCAGATTTGTCTTTTAAAGATAGGGATGGCGACACCCCATTCACATTGGCAGTCTACAAAGGTGATCCACGAGTTGTCGAAATGGTCTTGAAAGCTGGCGGAAATTTGGCAGATACAGATGGTCCAAATGGCTCAGGCCAAATGCTGACCCAAATAGCCGTCTATAACCATAGGCATAAGGCAGCAGATATCCTCATCAGGGCTGGGGCTGATTTCAACAGCGGCGAAAAGGATGACATTGACAAAACCAGCCTGCAACCGCCACTGATTATTGCGGCCAAATTTGGTGCCCTGGAGTGTGCTCGGGTCTTGCTTACTCACGGAGCTGATCCGCTTGTCTCATGCGCTGCCGGGACCGCATTGTACGAAGCCGTTGCAAACAATAATATAGAAATCGCACGGCTGTTACTCGAACAGGAGAAAAAGCCAGACTTGGATGCACATCCtcctgaagaagaaaagctcTTATTACGCGCGATTAATACAGGAAATGCTGATCTTGTATCGATGCTGGTTGAACACGGCGTTGAGTTTGAGTTTGCTGACCCGAATGGTGGTGTTTTCAGTACACCACTGTCACGCGCTTGCGGAAATGGAGATTTAGATATTGTGAAATTTCTCCTTGATAAGAATGCCGACATAAATTACACCGGAGGCATGTCAGAATCACCACTGTTTGCTGCAATTCTTCATTCCAACGACGACTTGGCAACATACTTGCTCCAAGATGAAAGCATTGATGTTCATTGGGCGAGGCACGATGGTGTGAATGCGCTTATTGCAGCATACATGAACCCGAAGATAGTTCGACAGCTACTTAAAAGAGGTGTGTCGATAGAACACTATAGTAGCTGGGGAACTATACTTCATATGGCAGCATCACGCTGGCCAAAAACAATCAAAGCGCTCCTGGAACATGATCCCAAGCCAAATCTAGAACGTGTTTGTGGCGATGATATGGAAGTCGAATCAGATGTTGGATGTACGCCGCTGCAAATTGCTTGCCAATATCAGTCGCCTGATTGTATTGAGATTCTGCTAAAGGCTGGTGCCAATGCAAAATTTAGGAACAAGAACGGTATGGATGCCGTTGACATCCTGCTTCAGGCGGATCACTTTTCTAAAGACATCGTGCAGTGTCTTGAGCTGATCCTTTTTGAGTCTGACTACATCGATGGAGCTTATGTTAATACGAAAGGTCAGACTCGGCTGCATCTGATCAATAACAAAACACCTGTGGATGTGGTTCAGCTCTTTGCTAAAGGGAGAGCCCTTCTTGACAGGCCAGACAATGACGGCTTCACCTCTTTGGCTATCTCTATCAGAGAAGGCAACTTGAGCGTTGCCAAGTATCTCATAAATCAGGGGGCCAGCGTCAATGTCTTTAGTCCCAGCTTTGGTAGCATTATTCACCTTGCTGTGACTAAAGGTGCCGTCGACCTTGTCAAACTGCTCATTGACTCAGGTGCAGATTGCGAAGCGGTTGATCCCAAGTATGGTGCGTCATTGCTATATACAGCATTGGGAATAAAAGGCAACTCAGAGCTTCAAAAAATGGTAAAATATCTGGTTGATGAGGCCAAGGTGCCAATTGATAAGCTTGGCGGTGAATTCGGCTATCCCATTATAAAAGCAGCGGATATGACTAGGACCGATTATACGACCGGCATCAAGATGCTAAAGTTTCTTATCCGACGCAAGGCTCAGTTGAATGTTACAGAtagccagcgccgccgcgccGTGCATCTTGCGTGTACCTCACAGCATGCTAGCGGTATCAAACTGTTAGTCGAGGCTGGCGCTGAGGTTGATGTAAAAGACAGCTTTGGTCGCATGCCCATTCACTTTGCGGCATCATCCCCGTCAAATAGCTGCGTCGAATATCTTTTAGAGACGCAGAAGCACATGGACATCAATGCCGCGGACCACGACGGCTGGACGCCGCTTTTATGGGCAGCGCGATCTGGACATGCCAGCACCATTACTAGGCTAATCGCAGAGAAGGCAGACGTATGGGCCCGAGGTTGCGTTTTCGACGTGAAAGATGAGTGGTCGGCACTGAAGTTGATGAACTTTTCAGATCGGAACACAACTCTGAGAGAACAGTTGAAGCCTAAAAAACGGACTAGGACCAatgaagagggtgaagaggaggagtGGAATGACGATTTGCATGATGTCAAGGCTggagacaagaagaatgtCACCTGCAAGAGTTGCCTCGTG GATATCATAGGTACAGCATCGAAATGCATGGAATGCCCCGACAACTTCTCACTTTGTTTCAAATGCAGCAATTACCGGTTATTAATTCACGACGGGGAACATACCTTTCGGGCGATTGAGCCGTTATATGACCAGAAACCAAAAGATGCGGTGGACTTGGATGAAAATTCTGATCCAGAAGGGACTGAATCTGACGACACCGATGTAGAAGGGTATAATAACTACATGTAG
- a CDS encoding uncharacterized protein (EggNog:ENOG41~TransMembrane:1 (o1021-1040i)), with protein sequence MNFDLDQRFDDLGLDDDGDSVYTEAEENDPEPSIFIEAKKDIKNKEGFWDSNDVDQFFGKYSDIVGPLDKPANNLLHTLVDVVTHNSITPEDIQLLVQRLVKEFPALLEHKNEDKYNPIFMAIKASHYQLVDYMVNACTVIKTGTLHKQSLDVALREKMIEGKTCLHLAIKENFDSKTRKVLVENASDEALAIQDDVGKTPMHYAAEYKRCTDDGAELIKLFIERDLKAMNSSKSPSKTFLDLLDNSGASVYLLHRTERLTEKRQSHERNSQNLPRISKSVDKPVVGELRPQVTAGPSKSVASSKPVSSQGNRLNRDNAKDVVGDEREKKYHKKKTEEAESYKNSEPPTKSDHMKERVVISHDANQIRSIKPSEPDESKAQLRASPVANTIAQLETMPNTPSNWVASAGLAAELGQEEERPAAKTKRDSPRTKNSNNILQRLKLHYMRTRSTEMVISFLYGNNLQDIQVSFDYDKLPRQIQWSNFLSRFGADSNSDRLRFDSVLQYVTFPKVQVQIKGRHADLEREAEEQSGVRQVGVSGCKDMKYFFDWLNKKGVRHIITLSVEDSRDSEEKVHSDQVIQESLEKFTIEHLDWRKTDLDPETILHVGSKATILHVGSKATMAQNSTMCNERSIQSIPQQLRQLSLKWSGSNSVLRAWSEPEGLPLLPWLQKIHLYKLSSNLQYDSPHWIQANVEKFKIRLNANRKAIRDREVTVCADQNSFSDDGVAFGDVEVDIIDSDKEAEFATRSRDTPHFSLTIPKGINSHKWLDSTIRFAAEMELFWRKTTLEFKSSKHNLDPTKKIASDVIVALIDDGVDMFDAGLSDRVLEGKSFDFHDGKVRPSFSSADGHGTVMASMILRACPMAKVYPIRLKTYPNSNGKSNIDADYAAQAILSALNKKADIISMSWTLPMSGDKSGSRNRLHDALKKAVDGKALMFCSAPDEGKFTKRDYPSGPWREDFFRIGAARADGTVFEWTPEDGITYVLPGVDVIRDQASSNSFGWGSAARFTKRIEDFKYETGSSVATALAAGLAAMIIYCIKSSIMSMKIRNQNKYPIMGAAIGDNDASLIAAPDAMKRAFARLGNVTPNRFIQVWEKFDEISEILKTLRREESSPEEKVKCIERFVEFGSELANSIRTS encoded by the exons ATGAATTTTGATTTGGACCAACGCTTCGACGATTTAGGATtggacgatgacggcgactcTGTTTACACTGAGGCCGAAGAAAACGATCCAGAaccctccatcttcattgaaGCAAAGAAGGACATTAAGAACAAGGAGGGATTTTGGGATAGCAACGACGTTGACCAATTCTTCGGCAAATATAGCGACATTGTTGGACCTTTAGACAAGCCTGCGAACAATCTTTTGCATACGCTCGTCGACGTGGTTACGCACAATAGTATTACGCCGGAAGATATTCAGCTCCTTGTCCAACGCCTAGTCAAAGAATTTCCAGCTCTACTCGAGCATAAAAACGAGGACAAGTACAATCCCATTTTTATGGCTATCAAAGCGTCTCACTATCAGCTCGTCGACTACATGGTCAATGCATGTACAGTGATAAAGACAGGTACCTTGCATAAGCAATCACTTGACGTCGCTCTGAGAGAAAAAATGATAGAAGGCAAAACGTGTCTCCATCTTGcgataaaagaaaatttcgATTCAAAAACCAGGAAGGTACTAGTCGAAAACGCCAGCGACGAGGCCTTAGCTATCCAAGATGATGTTGGGAAAACGCCCATGCATTATGCTGCGGAATACAAGCGCTGCACCGATGACGGTGCAGAACTCATAAAGTTGTTCATCGAGCGGGACTTAAAAGCCATGAACAGCTCAAAAAGCCCTTCGAAGACATTCCTCGATCTTCTTGACAACAGTGGCGCCTCAGTTTATTTGCTGCATCGTACAGAGCGGCTCACGGAAAAACGTCAGTCACATGAGCGCAACTCGCAAAACTTACCCCGAATTTCAAAATCTGTTGATAAACCTGTAGTCGGAGAGCTCAGGCCACAAGTTACTGCAGGGCCATCTAAGTCGGTGGCCTCGAGTAAGCCAGTCAGTAGCCAAGGAAATCGACTGAACCGCGACAACGCCAAGGATGTTGTCGGCGATGAGCGTGAAAAGAAATAccacaagaagaaaaccgaagaagctgaaagtTATAAGAATTCGGAACCACCTACGAAATCTGATCATATGAAAGAGAGAGTTGTTATCAGCCATGATGCAAACCAGATTCGATCGATCAAACCCAGTGAGCCAGATGAGAGCAAAGCACAATTGAGGGCATCCCCAGTAGCAAATACCATTGCGCAGCTAGAAACAATGCCTAATACACCCTCAAATTGGGTGGCCTCAGCGGGTTTGGCCGCTGAGTTGGGccaggaggaagagaggccCGCTGCAAAAACCAAGCGTGATTCTCCCAGGACCAAGAATTCAAATAATATTCTACAGCGCCTGAAGCTGCACTACATGAGAACGAGAAGCACTGAAATGGTCATCTCCTTCCTATATGGTAACAACTTGCAAG ATATTCAAGTTAGCTTTGACTATGATAAGCTACCTCGACAAATACAATGGTCCAATTTCCTCAGTCGCTTTGGCGCCGATTCTAATTCTGATCGCCTCAGATTCGATAGTGTGCTACAATATGTGACTTTCCCCAAAGTTCAAGTCCAAATCAAGGGACGTCATGCCGATCTTGAGCGGGAGGCTGAGGAGCAGTCTGGAGTACGCCAAGTTGGAGTTTCTGGCTGCAAAGATATGAAGTACTTCTTTGATTGGCTTAACAAGAAGGGTGTTCGACACATCATTACTTTGTCCGTGGAAGACTCCAGAGATTCTGAAGAGAAGGTCCACAGCGACCAAGTTATCCAGGAATCCCTTGAGAAATTTACTATTGAACATCTCGACTGGAGGAAGACTGACTTGGACCCAGAAACaatactacatgtaggcaGCAAGGCTACtatactacatgtaggcaGCAAGGCTACTATGGCACAGAATTCTACGATGTGCAACGAAAGGAGCATACAATCGATTCCTCAACAACTAAGACAGCTCTCCCTGAAATGGAGCGGCAGTAATTCCGTGCTTCGAGCCTGGAGTGAGCCAGAAGGCTTGCCATTATTACCCTGGCTTCAGAAAATACATTTATACAAACTTTCTTCTAATCTG CAGTACGATAGCCCGCATTGGATCCAAGCAAACGTGGAAAAGTTCAAAATAAGACTCAATGCCAACAGAAAGGCTATTCGAGATCGAGAGGTCACAGTCTGTGCCGATCAAAACAGTTTTTCTGATGATGGTGTAGCATTTGGCGACGTCGAGGTCGACATAATCGACTCAGACAAGGAAGCAGAGTTCGCAACCAGATCTCGTGACACTCCTCACTTCTCGTTAACCATCCCAAAGGGTATTAACTCACATAAGTGGCTGGATTCCACTATTAGGTTTGCAGCTGAGATGGAGCTTTTTTGGCGCAAAACGACTCTGGAGTTCAAATCTTCGAAACACAATCTGGACCCAACAAAAAAGATAGCTAGCGACGTCATTGTTGCCTTGATCGACGACGGTGTAGATATGTTCGACGCAGGCCTTTCTGACAGGGTTCTCGAAGGTAAGAGCTTCGACTTCCACGACGGAAAGGTCAGGCCATCATTTTCGTCAGCGGATGGTCATGGCACAGTCATGGCCAGCATGATATTACGGGCTTGTCCCATGGCCAAAGTGTATCCAATCCGCCTCAAAACGTATCCAAATTCCAATGGTAAGAGTAATATCGATGCGGACTACGCGGCTCAA GCTATCTTATCCGCTCTTAACAAAAAGGCTGACATTATCTCAATGTCTTGGACACTGCCAATGTCAGGTGACAAGAGTGGTTCGAGAAACCGAT TGCATGATGCCCTGAAAAAGGCCGTAGATGGCAAAGCCCTGATGTTCTGCTCTGCACCCGACGAAGGCAAATTCACGAAGCGTGATTATCCAAGTGGTCCATGGCGCGAGGACTTCTTCCGCATTGGCGCCGCGCGTGCCGATGGCACTGTTTTCGAATGGACACCAGAAGACGGCATCACGTACGTCCTACCAGGCGTTGATGTTATTAGAGACCaagccagcagcaactcCTTTGGGTGGGGTTCGGCAGCAAGATTCACAAAACGTATAGAAGACTTCAAGTATGAGACTGGATCAAGCGTCGCGACAGCACTAGCAGCCGGCCTTGCTGCCATGATCATTTATTGCATAAAGTCTAGTATAATGAGCATGAAGATAAGGAATCAAAACAAATATCCGATCATGGGTGCTGCGATTGGTGATAATGATGCGAGTCTTATTGCTGCCCCAGATGCCATGAAACGAGCATTTGCTCGCTTGGGCAACGTTACGCCAAACAGATTTATCCAGGTCTGGGAGAAGTTTGATGAGATTAGTGAAATCTTGAAGACATTGAGAAGGGAAGAGTCGAGCCCGGAGGAGAAAGTCAAGTGTATCGAGCGATTTGTTGAATTTGGAAGTGAACTTGCAAATTCTATCCGGACATCTTGA
- a CDS encoding uncharacterized protein (EggNog:ENOG41): protein MELHPEQMPTAAMARSKARRVSRACLSCRTRKTRCDLDSAGVSGVPPCRRCVEHQLECVLTKSRRGGRRIKGVRNSMIQTPSRNSEGHDPANTTHNDEDDDDDDDDDDNEDYSGQHASHARPDQHPGGADDMRAWLSSSQQTGNWPDEGGSTREIAESRTSSDGLEGHIANTDLLNPSDALDLLAQVADLDPDRQRNALAGQAGSNSRLAVDGMPQIVGRSAASYYPPLDDGIITPSEASYLVKRYHENFHPFFPVAHSAIFKGSISEWAAKEPHLLTAILTVASKDDPAWFRVYDACSRHIETFLSNFIYAGSNSVGSVEALLILAEWAPQRPQENSSIGCGQEDHGAWMLVGLAVRLGYLQRLEQSALLPDEGKLSAEMSRKRVVWAACYMCDRQVSIRLGKGFWSRGPGPALHLRAADFPTLQEQALGPDNMGLLFQAHLELTQLISNAHDILYSSTSHRQQLYIGGEYVRYIDDFASMVRKWKLSWANHSFTPPVKASLVLSFEFLRLYINAFAFQANLNRAAARNAQAGPGKASGPLFSNVAGKPDARFIYESIDAANSLLSILNSFIDPVAGLKCMPLKYCLYVIYAAVFLFKARMAGAISSEGSDRGVRRAIHGTITQLQKTSDNPQSLGRRYATSLRLLWRKSSTKQPNKSAAARRDPLTEPPTPTMDDIRAQEGIPLLPTGKAAMDMDPLSGFSWRDLDSLGQFIAGNSTISMTDGMLAGGGI from the exons ATGGAGTTGCACCCAGAACAGATGCCGACCGCTGCCATGGCTCGATCAAAGGCCCGGCGGGTCTCTCGTGCCTGTCTATCGTGTCGCACGCGCAAGACGAGATGTGATCT CGATTCTGCGGGAGTGTCGGGCGTGCCTCCATGCCGTCGATGTGTCGAACACCAGCTGGAATGCGTCTTGACAAAGTCGAGGCGTGGTGGGCGCCGCATCAAGGGCGTTCGCAATTCCATGATTCAGACGCCCAGCCGCAACAGCGAAGGCCATGACCCGGCAAACACGACGCAcaatgacgaagacgacgacgacgacgacgacgacgatgataATGAAGATTATAGCGGCCAACACGCAAGTCATGCTCGCCCCGACCAGCATCCAGGCGGCGCGGATGATATGCGAGCATGGCTTTCGTCGTCGCAGCAGACCGGCAACTGGCCTGACGAGGGGGGTTCCACTCGTGAGATTGCAGAATCGAGAACGAGTTCGGACGGATTGGAAGGCCACATTGCCAATACCGATCTTTTGAACCCCTCAGATGCCCTCGACCTTCTCGCCCAGGTTGCCGACCTGGATCCTGATAGGCAGCGAAATGCGCTGGCGGGCCAAGCCGGCTCTAATAGTAGACTTGCAGTGGACGGCATGCCACAAATCGTCGGTAGATCGGCTGCCAGCTACTATCCTCCGCTGGATGATGGCATAATAACGCCGTCCGAGGCGTCATATCTTGTCAAAAG ATATCATGAAAACTTTCATCCATTCTTTCCGGTTGCTCATAGCGCCATATTCAAGGGCTCAATATCGGAATGGGCAGCCAAGGAACCCCATCTCTTGACAGCAATCCTTACCGTTGCTTCAAAAGACGACCCGGCCTGGTTTAGAGTGTACGACGCGTGCTCTCGCCACATCGAAACCTTCCTGTCGAATTTTATATATGCCGGATCCAATTCTGTTGGCTCTGTAGAGGCGCTTCTTATTCTTGCAGAATGGGCGCCACAACGCCCGCAGGAGAATTCCTCCATTGGGTGTGGTCAAGAAGACCACGGTGCTTGGATGCTTGTAGGCTTGGCTGTAAGGCTAGGATACCTGCAAAGGCTTGAGCAGTCCGCGCTATTACCGGATGAAGGGAAACTTTCAGCGGAAATGAGTAGGAAACGGGTTGTTTGGGCAG CGTGTTACATGTGCGACCGACAAGTCTCAATCCGACTTGGAAAAGGCTTTTGGTCTCGCGGGCCCGgcccagctcttcatctacGGGCTGCAGACTTTCCAACGTTGCAAGAGCAGGCGCTTGGCCCAGACAACATGGGCCTGTTGTTTCAAGCCCACCTTGAACTTACCCAGCTGATCAGCAATGCTCACGACATTTTGTATTCGTCAACGAGTCACCGGCAGCAGCTGTACATTGGCGGGGAATACGTCAGATACATT GATGATTTTGCTTCCATGGTGCGGAAATGGAAGCTTTCATGGGCGAACCATAGCT TCACGCCTCCCGTGAAAGCCTCATTGGTGCTGTCTTTTGAGTTCCTAAGACTCTACATCAACGCCTTCGCCTTTCAAGCCAACTTGAACCGGGCCGCAGCCCGCAATGCGCAAGCAGGCCCTGGTAAAGCTAGTGGGCCACTGTTTTCCAATGTTGCTGGGAAGCCAGACGCCCGATTCATATATGAGTCCATCGATGCTGCAAACTCGCTTCTCAGCATCTTGAACAGCTTCATCGACCCTGTGGCCGGCCTAAAATGCATGCCGCTCAAATACTGTCTCTACGTGATCTATGCCGCCGTCTTTTTATTCAAG GCAAGAATGGCGGGTGCCATTAGCAGCGAGGGTAGCGATCGCGGAGTCCGTCGTGCAATCCATGGTACTATTACACAGCTACAGAAAACGTCGGACAACCCACAAAGTCTTGGAAGGCGATATGCAACGTCGCTCCGCCTTCTTTGGAGGAAATCCAGCACAAAGCAGCCAAACaaatctgctgctgctcgccgcGATCCCTTGACTGAACCGCCAACGCCGACAATGGACGACATCCGAGCGCAAGAAGGCATTCCCCTGCTGCCTACTGGCAAAGCGGCCATGGACATGGATCCATTGAGCGGGTTTTCGTGGAGAGATCTGGATTCACTTGGGCAGTTTATTGCGGGTAATTCAACAATATCCATGACAGACGGGATGCTTGCTGGGGGGGGAATTTGA
- a CDS encoding uncharacterized protein (EggNog:ENOG41): MVTTYHLQSVDNELSGRLALVTGASGGIGSACAKSLASEGCDVILHYSSSKDKAESLASELRQSHLNQLFVTAQADLTNRESTRDFVTTVLSTPAIAEKHKAISVLVANAGIGRRIRHVKDIEEQDWDDIMEVNARSQFVITKAAVEGMREQGWGRVILVGSIASRGSGLNGCHYAASKGALSSMGLNMATVLAPEGITVNIVSPAMIGATGMIPTPKQRTWTSKDDMEAMKESDPGLAIASSVPIHRLGIPEEVANVVVMFAKTGYMTGQDVLLAGGLK; encoded by the exons ATGGTTACCACGTATCATCTTCAATCAGTAGACAATGAGTTGTCAGGCCGTCTTGCACTGGTAACAGGAGCCAG TGGTGGGATTGGCTCGGCTTGTGCGAAATCCCTGGCTTCTGAAGGCTGCGACGTTATCCTTCATTACTCTTCTAGCAAG GACAAAGCAGAGTCGCTAGCCTCCGAACTCCGACAAAGCCATCTGAATCAATTATTCGTCACCGCTCAAGCCGACTTAACGAACAGAGAATCCACGCGAGATTTTGTCACCACCGTGCTGAGTACGCCGGCCATCGCCGAGAAACACAAGGCGATATCCGTGCTGGTTGCAAATGCCGGCATTGGCCGTCGCATTCGCCATGTCAAGGATATCGAGGAACAAGACTGGGATGACATTATGGAAGTCAATGCCCGGAGCCAGTTTGTCATTACAAAGGCTGCTGTGGAGGGGATGCGTGAGCAAGGCTGGGGACGAGTTATTCTCGTGGGCAGCATTGCGAGTCGGGGAAGTGGTTTAAACGGATGTCATTATGCAGCCTCGAAGGGTGCTTTATC TTCAATGGGTTTGAACATGGCCACGGTTCTGGCTCCGGAAGGCATCACAGTCAACATT GTTTCACCGGCTATGATTGGAGCTACAGGCATGATTCCCACTCCAAAACAGAG GACCTGGACGTCAAAGGATGACATGGAGGCGATGAAGGAGTCTGATCCAGGACTTGCAATTGCCAGCAGTGTGCCGATACATAGGCTTGGGATACCGGAAGAGGTGGCTAATGTGGTAGTCAT GTTCGCAAAGACTGGATATATGACAGGGCAAGATGTCTTGTTGGCTGGGGGCTTGAAATAG
- a CDS encoding uncharacterized protein (EggNog:ENOG41) yields MTDVNLKLPPTPEEYGANERADSPETRTEDLFSQSGDSISEERQLGLDIVYPLGWSGSYYSGYDLVTVHGIRDDYKTAWTQEDGTWWLKDKLFKHVSIREVDYSYEVDEEAAIFEVDGIGLHAERLLTAYSKDRASFEETEIDRPIIWICHDLGGTIVKEALCRAITNSKKYGKIAILTTTIIFLGTPHQVLSVPDLAEQIQSTKIF; encoded by the exons ATGACAGACGTTAACTTGAAACTGCCGCCGACTCCTGAGGAGTATGGTGCAAATGAACGAGCAGATAGCCCCGAGACACGAACAGAAGATCTCTTTTCGCAAAGCGGCGATAGCATCTCTGAGGAGCGTCAATTAGGACTCGACATCGTTTATCCTTTAGGCTGGTCGGGCTCATATTATAGCGGCTATGA TCTGGTCACTGTTCACGGTATACGCGACGACTATAAAACCGCCTGGACACAGGAAGATGGCACTTGGTGGCTGAAGGACAAGTTATTCAAACATGTATCCATCAGAGAGGTGGATTACTCCTACGaggttgatgaagaagcagccatatTCGAGGTGGACGGTATTGGACTGCATGCTGAAAGGCTCCTCACGGCTTATTCCAAAGATCGTGCAAGTTTTGAAGAA ACTGAGATAGACCGCCCTATCATATGGATTTGCCATGATCTTGGAGGGACTATTGTGAAAGAG GCCTTATGTCGAGCCATAACCAATAGCAAAAAGTATGGAAAAATAGCAATATTGACAACGACAATT ATATTCCTAGGAACACCCCACCAGGTTCTATCCGTACCAGATCTCGCAGAGCAaattc AATCAACAAAGATTTTCTAG